In Vulpes lagopus strain Blue_001 chromosome 1, ASM1834538v1, whole genome shotgun sequence, a genomic segment contains:
- the LOC121472879 gene encoding Bardet-Biedl syndrome 4 protein-like: MESKHSSQQEAVCTERKSDSAATAGSQPEKTKTKTGLKTTNRAEERLATRTQFPATAESQKPWLKKVAFLLAFKQAQEFPILEKQNWLIHLHYIRKDYEACKAVIKEQLQETQGLCEYAIYVQALIFRLEGNIQESLELFQTCAVLSPQCADNLKQVARSLFLLGKHKAAIEVYNEAAKLNQKDWEICHNLGVCYIYLKQFDKAHDQLHNALHLNRHDLTYIMLGKIHLLQGDLDKAIEIYKKAVEFSPENTELLTTLGHLYLQLGIYQKAFEHLGNALTYDPTNYKAILAAGSMMQTHGDFDVALTKYRVVACAVPESPPLWNNIGMCFFGKKKYVAAISCLKRANYLAPFDWKILYNLGLVHLTMQQYASAFHFVSAAINLQPKMGELFMLLAVALTNLEDPENARRAYAEAARLDRHHPLVNLNYAVLLYNQGERKGALAQFQEMEKKVRLLKDSPSLEFDAEMVEMAQKLGAALQVGEALAWTKPVKDTKSKHRSASASKAASLQQPLGSNQALGQAMSSAAAYRKLPSGAGGTAQPTKPPSLPLEPEPAAGAQLTEAPAQIRETQE; this comes from the exons ATGGAGAGTAAGCACAGCTCACAACAGGAAGCTGTGTgtactgaaaggaaaagtgactcagcTGCAACAGCAGG GAGTCaaccagaaaaaacaaaaacaaaaactggattAAAGACCACAAACAGGGCTGAGGAGAGGCTGGCGACGAGAACTCAGTTTCCTGCAACTGCTGAATCTCAAAAACCCTGGCTGAAAAAAGTGGCCTTTCTTCTGGCTTTCA AACAAGCTCAAGAGTTTCCAATTTTGGAGAAACAGAACTGGTTGATACATCTCCACTATATCCGGAAGGATTACGAAGCATGCAAGGCTGTTATCAAAGAGCAACTTCAGGAGACTCAGGGCTTATGTGAATATGCTATCTATGTCCAAGCATTAATATTTCGCCTGGAAGGAAATATCCAAGAGTCCCTAGAACTCTTTCAGACGTGTGCTGTTCTCAGCCCTCAGTGTGCTGATAACCTCAAACAGGTGGccagatctttatttcttttgggaaaaCATAAAGCTGCCATTGAAGTATATAATGAAGCAGCTAAACTTAACCAGAAAGATTGGGAGATCTGTCACAACCTAGGAGTCTGCTACATTTATCTGAAACAGTTCGACAAGGCACATGACCAGCTGCACAATGCCCTACATCTTAACAGGCATGATTTGACTTACATCATGCTGGGGAAGATCCACTTGCTGCAGGGAGACTTGGACAAAGCCATCGAAATCTATAAGAAAGCAGTGGAGTTCTCACCAGAAAACACGGAACTTCTTACGACTTTGGGACATCTGTACTTACAGCTCGGCATTTACCAGAAGGCATTTGAACACCTTGGAAATGCGCTGACTTACGACCCTACCAACTACAAGGCCATCTTGGCAGCAGGCAGCATGATGCAGACCCATGGGGACTTTGATGTCGCCCTCACCAAATACAGAGTCGTAGCTTGTGCCGTTCCAGAAAGTCCTCCACTGTGGAATAACATTGGAATGTGTTTCTTCGGCAAGAAGAAATACGTGGCAGCTATCAGCTGCCTGAAACGAGCCAACTACTTGGCTCCCTTCGATTGGAAGATTCTGTATAATTTGGGCCTTGTCCACCTGACCATGCAGCAGTATGCGTCGGCCTTCCATTTTGTCAGTGCAGCCATCAACCTCCAGCCAAAGATGGGGGAGCTCTTCATGCTCTTGGCTGTGGCTCTGACCAACCTGGAAGACCCAGAGAACGCCAGGAGAGCCTACGCAGAAGCGGCTCGCCTGGACAG ACATCACCCTTTGGTGAACCTGAACTATGCGGTGCTGCTGTACAACCAGGGCGAGAGGAAGGGTGCCCTGGCCCAGTTCcaggagatggagaagaaagtCCGTCTGCTCAAGGACAGCCCCTCTCTGGAATTTGACGCGGAGATGGTAGAGATGGCCCAGAAGCTGGGAGCTGCCCTGCAGGTCGGGGAGGCGCTGGCCTGGACGAAACCAGTTAAAGACACCAAGTCAAAGCACCGGAGCGCTTCAGCCAGCAAAGCTGCCAGTTTGCAGCAGCCCCTGGGCTCTAACCAGGCTCTGGGACAGGCCATGTCGTCGGCAGCTGCGTACAGGAAACTCCCGTCAGGTGCCGGAGGAACAGCCCAGCCCACCAAGCCGCCGTCTCTGCCCCTGGAGCCAGAGCCTGCCGCAGGAGCACAGCTAACTGAAGCACCAGCCCAGATCAGAGAAACACAGGAGTAG